The Deltaproteobacteria bacterium genome has a segment encoding these proteins:
- a CDS encoding GGDEF domain-containing protein: MFHKLQALKAVHHVLALCVFFLLVPARLEATMEVSLDVQHLTVSESRKGQNSIIKAIQDRDGFIWMAAIHGLYIHDGQQLRPALAEHLANATICDIHIDRRDTLWVATTTGLLSYSLLTDKAAWHRAGPGGQGLSSDMIFCVTEDRMGTIWVGTADGGLHRYNEILDTFSLLDVIPPAVDDQTKTKSVFDILEDARGNMWLSTNHGLLRLGPDRGAATIIHSESGDRLPVRKLAMDGKGGIWANPLGRGLCKVETTGNETFLKIIPEFSATQVWDILGDSRGDIWIGTKNGLYHVTEDQTLIRHNITATDQIQDMPANVASISELKAGVFAIGVWDSGVYLGALRPGARFLDVVTQDNGLRIKLQRNRCAYNPRDGRIYVAPVSGGLYRSQPVRDIHLEYAERIEVTQYLRTPRISALFVDSQQGMIASMSEYFLYIAPTGEITRVETPPIYTRNLPATFRCVSQAPNGRFWMAAQVHVCSWIPGEEAVTLHAKSQTFTGVTAVDGTAWITSTQGIFRLGNNATRLDRVLGTAPTTSIFKDTKGHLWVGTVEGLLRLDCRTLTPATVTLGSDTPICSVQSFWESPDGDIWFQNLDAVYVVRAGSDTATEMVAENQGPAQAITSSPMAILPGGTLVFGHTSGLLLVDPAKLTATSTPQTIISDLRIFDQPVAASNRGLLPSRLDLDYRQNYLTFGFGTPGFNHLRRPRYVYKLEGVDADWTQSESRDYATYAHLDPGSYTFLVREISGAHPPAALPFTIAPPWWLTPWAKTGYAVVTLMSIGAAFVLTTRLQAGHIRREMLETLVMQDPLTGIPNRRKFNEVLEMEKSRCKRTRCTMALIMIDVDYFKGFNDRFGHQAGDQALCAIARTLRDTLRRPEDFVARYGGEEFVIILPNTGREGAERVAKKIQTAMAEANIAYPGSPISDRITISLGISSFRPESDMHIESGLFSADQALYQAKRDGRNRFFYKELGANLALLPLCEKAIDPA, from the coding sequence ATGTTTCACAAGCTTCAAGCCCTAAAAGCAGTCCACCACGTGTTGGCGCTATGCGTTTTTTTCCTGCTTGTTCCAGCAAGGCTTGAAGCCACCATGGAAGTCAGCCTCGATGTCCAACACCTGACCGTCTCCGAATCCAGAAAAGGCCAAAACAGCATCATAAAAGCGATCCAGGACCGGGATGGCTTCATCTGGATGGCCGCCATTCACGGCCTCTACATCCACGATGGGCAGCAGCTCCGCCCGGCCCTGGCCGAGCATCTGGCCAACGCGACCATTTGCGACATCCACATCGATCGGCGGGACACGCTCTGGGTCGCGACCACGACCGGTCTGTTGAGCTATTCCCTGCTCACGGACAAGGCCGCATGGCATCGCGCCGGTCCAGGCGGGCAGGGACTGTCCTCGGACATGATTTTTTGCGTCACCGAGGACAGGATGGGCACCATCTGGGTCGGCACGGCCGATGGAGGACTCCATCGGTACAACGAAATTCTCGACACCTTTTCCCTGCTGGACGTGATTCCCCCGGCCGTTGACGATCAAACCAAGACCAAATCCGTTTTCGACATCCTCGAGGACGCACGCGGCAACATGTGGTTGAGCACCAACCACGGCCTTTTGCGCCTGGGGCCGGATCGCGGAGCAGCCACGATCATCCACTCGGAATCCGGAGACCGTCTCCCGGTGCGCAAACTGGCCATGGACGGAAAAGGCGGAATTTGGGCCAACCCGCTTGGCCGCGGGCTGTGCAAGGTGGAGACAACGGGCAACGAAACCTTCCTGAAAATAATCCCGGAATTTTCAGCGACCCAGGTTTGGGATATATTGGGAGATAGTCGCGGAGACATCTGGATCGGGACCAAGAACGGTCTCTACCATGTCACCGAGGATCAAACGCTGATCCGCCACAACATAACGGCGACCGACCAGATCCAGGACATGCCCGCCAACGTCGCGTCCATCAGCGAGCTCAAGGCAGGTGTTTTCGCGATCGGGGTCTGGGACAGCGGAGTCTATCTTGGAGCGCTGCGTCCCGGAGCGCGCTTTCTGGACGTTGTCACCCAGGACAACGGGCTGCGAATAAAGCTGCAACGCAATCGTTGCGCCTACAATCCTCGGGATGGACGCATCTACGTCGCCCCGGTGTCCGGCGGCCTCTACCGATCCCAACCGGTGCGTGACATCCACCTGGAATACGCGGAGCGCATCGAGGTGACCCAATACCTACGTACCCCCAGAATCTCGGCCCTTTTCGTGGATTCACAACAGGGCATGATTGCCTCGATGTCGGAATACTTTCTGTATATCGCCCCCACGGGAGAAATCACCCGCGTGGAAACCCCACCCATATACACACGGAACCTGCCAGCAACCTTCCGCTGCGTCAGCCAGGCTCCGAATGGACGATTTTGGATGGCCGCGCAGGTGCATGTTTGCTCCTGGATTCCCGGGGAAGAGGCGGTGACACTGCACGCCAAAAGCCAAACCTTTACCGGGGTCACGGCCGTGGATGGCACGGCGTGGATCACATCCACCCAGGGCATCTTCCGCCTCGGAAACAACGCGACACGCCTGGACCGGGTCTTGGGCACGGCCCCGACAACATCGATTTTCAAGGACACGAAGGGCCACCTTTGGGTTGGAACCGTCGAAGGCCTTCTGCGCCTGGATTGCCGCACGCTGACGCCGGCCACGGTCACGCTTGGATCCGACACGCCCATATGCTCCGTGCAATCCTTTTGGGAAAGCCCCGACGGCGACATCTGGTTCCAAAATCTGGACGCGGTTTACGTGGTCCGCGCCGGCAGCGATACCGCCACGGAAATGGTCGCCGAAAACCAAGGCCCGGCCCAGGCCATCACCAGCTCGCCAATGGCAATCCTTCCCGGCGGCACCCTTGTCTTCGGGCACACTTCGGGACTTCTTCTGGTCGACCCGGCCAAATTGACGGCCACGTCAACGCCACAAACAATTATTTCCGATCTGCGCATCTTCGACCAGCCCGTGGCAGCCTCCAACCGGGGCCTCCTCCCCTCGCGGCTGGACCTTGATTACCGCCAGAACTATCTGACCTTCGGCTTCGGCACTCCCGGATTCAATCACCTGCGCCGACCGCGCTATGTCTATAAACTCGAAGGCGTGGACGCGGATTGGACCCAGAGCGAGTCCCGCGACTACGCCACCTACGCCCATCTCGATCCGGGGAGCTACACGTTCCTGGTGCGGGAGATTTCCGGAGCGCATCCGCCGGCGGCCCTGCCCTTCACCATCGCGCCGCCCTGGTGGCTGACACCTTGGGCCAAAACTGGCTATGCCGTCGTGACCCTGATGAGCATCGGCGCGGCCTTCGTGCTCACGACCCGGCTCCAGGCCGGACACATCCGACGGGAAATGCTGGAAACCCTGGTCATGCAGGACCCCCTGACCGGCATCCCCAACCGGCGCAAATTCAACGAAGTTCTGGAAATGGAAAAGAGCCGGTGCAAACGCACCCGCTGCACCATGGCCCTGATCATGATCGACGTGGATTATTTCAAGGGATTCAACGACCGCTTCGGGCATCAGGCCGGAGACCAGGCATTGTGCGCCATTGCCCGCACCCTGCGCGACACCCTGCGCCGGCCGGAAGATTTTGTCGCCAGATACGGTGGAGAGGAATTCGTGATCATTTTGCCCAACACGGGCCGGGAAGGAGCCGAACGCGTCGCCAAAAAAATTCAAACCGCCATGGCCGAGGCCAATATCGCCTACCCCGGATCGCCTATTTCCGATCGAATCACGATCAGCCTGGGCATTTCATCCTTCAGACCGGAATCGGACATGCACATCGAATCCGGGCTTTTCTCTGCGGATCAAGCCCTCTACCAAGCCAAGCGGGATGGTCGGAACCGCTTTTTCTACAAGGAACTGGGTGCAAACCTAGCCCTGCTGCCGCTGTGCGAGAAAGCGATCGATCCCGCATAG
- a CDS encoding radical SAM protein yields the protein MKEWGGRLPVALIFPERAEHALSTLGWQVVYRLLAGRDDLAVERFFWDPSSQRPKSVDSGRDLSLYPVILFSLNFEGDFPIVLSMLDAAGIPVRATNRSVWPLVLAGGPVAFLNPFPLLPALDGIFCGEAEAGLVEVLTRLAGAWIHGRDKAEAQAAIAAMDGMLIPGQSPEPVRRRIAPGAPGELRGPAYSCFVSPESQFRDMLLLEVNRGCPYGCRFCAAGSIYKPPRQAAMSELRNIVRQCGPRKVGLVGTALTDWPDLLPFLRWLQDEGVKFSLSSLRADGLTDEFLEFLRKTGTRSVTLALEGASRRLRAAMNKHFSEDAFLDAVARISRLQFNTLKLYMITGWPDEDEADWAEFEEFLARVDAARKQGQGGRKHGVELISLSVSCLIPKAWTALQWAAFPDEAWFRGAMKRFKTAVGRFKGMRFSGENPGQARVQAFLAKGGEEIFPFLELAADKGFPAAMRAHASLVDAVLGHRPGRDEVFPWERLDVGVSRRFLYGEWIKYRHAAMTAPCPRAGCDSCRLCGIDRFLAQRQQG from the coding sequence TTGAAGGAGTGGGGAGGCCGTTTGCCCGTGGCCTTGATTTTTCCCGAACGCGCCGAGCACGCCTTGTCGACCCTGGGTTGGCAGGTCGTCTACCGTTTGCTTGCAGGCCGGGACGATTTGGCCGTGGAGCGCTTTTTCTGGGACCCCTCTTCGCAGCGGCCCAAATCCGTCGATTCCGGGCGTGATCTGAGCCTTTATCCCGTTATTCTCTTCAGCCTCAATTTCGAGGGCGATTTTCCGATTGTCCTGAGCATGCTCGATGCGGCCGGGATTCCGGTGCGCGCGACAAATCGTTCCGTCTGGCCGTTGGTATTGGCCGGTGGTCCCGTGGCCTTTCTCAACCCGTTTCCGCTCTTGCCCGCCTTGGACGGAATTTTTTGCGGCGAGGCCGAGGCCGGTTTGGTCGAGGTGCTGACGCGCCTGGCCGGGGCATGGATCCATGGCCGGGACAAGGCCGAGGCCCAGGCCGCCATCGCGGCCATGGATGGCATGCTTATCCCGGGGCAAAGTCCGGAGCCGGTCCGACGTCGGATCGCTCCGGGGGCGCCGGGGGAGCTGCGTGGTCCGGCATATTCTTGCTTTGTCAGTCCAGAATCCCAGTTCCGGGACATGCTCTTGCTGGAAGTCAATCGGGGCTGTCCGTATGGATGCCGTTTTTGCGCGGCCGGAAGCATTTACAAGCCGCCGCGTCAGGCGGCCATGTCCGAGTTGCGGAATATCGTGCGTCAATGCGGACCACGCAAGGTTGGCTTGGTCGGCACGGCCTTGACGGACTGGCCGGACCTGCTCCCGTTTTTGCGCTGGCTTCAGGATGAAGGCGTGAAGTTTTCCCTGTCGTCACTGCGCGCCGATGGCCTGACCGACGAGTTTTTGGAATTTTTGCGCAAGACGGGAACCCGGTCCGTGACCTTGGCGCTGGAAGGCGCCAGCCGTCGCTTGCGCGCCGCCATGAACAAGCATTTTTCCGAGGATGCCTTTCTGGACGCGGTGGCCCGGATCAGTCGATTGCAGTTCAACACCCTCAAGCTTTACATGATCACGGGTTGGCCCGACGAGGACGAGGCGGATTGGGCCGAATTCGAAGAATTTCTGGCCCGGGTCGACGCGGCCCGCAAACAGGGGCAGGGGGGGCGCAAGCACGGCGTGGAGCTGATTTCCCTGTCCGTGAGCTGCCTGATTCCCAAGGCCTGGACTGCCTTGCAGTGGGCCGCCTTTCCCGACGAGGCGTGGTTCAGGGGGGCCATGAAGCGTTTCAAGACCGCCGTTGGACGCTTCAAGGGTATGCGCTTTTCCGGGGAAAACCCAGGGCAGGCCCGGGTGCAGGCTTTTTTGGCCAAGGGCGGCGAAGAGATTTTTCCTTTTTTGGAATTGGCCGCCGATAAGGGCTTTCCAGCGGCAATGCGGGCCCACGCGTCCTTGGTGGACGCGGTGTTGGGGCATCGGCCGGGGCGGGACGAGGTCTTTCCGTGGGAGCGGCTTGATGTGGGTGTCTCCCGCCGTTTTTTATACGGGGAATGGATCAAGTATCGCCACGCGGCCATGACCGCGCCATGTCCTCGCGCCGGATGCGACAGCTGCCGTCTATGCGGGATCGATCGCTTTCTCGCACAGCGGCAGCAGGGCTAG
- the ftsZ gene encoding cell division protein FtsZ: MDFLEIEREDNALIKVIGCGGGGGNAVNNMIKSAMQGVTFITANTDMQALKHSKAEFKIQLGDKLTKGLGAGANPDVGRDAALESQAQIRDVLGDCDMVFVTAGMGGGTGTGAAPVIAQVAKDMGALTVAVVTKPFFFEGKRRQQQAERGIKELREIVDSIITIPNDRLLTLASKKASFVDMLAKADEVLFHAVKGISDLIMVPGLINLDFADVKAVMQEMGLAMMGTGIASGDGRAREAAMKAITSPLLEDVTIDGARGVLMNITCGPDLTIEEVSEAAAIVHDAAHEDAKIYFGTVFDMECTDEMRITVIATGIQDGNAPAEKSAKVTTLTPATPGARGIEDPGRAIINRPRRPKINVSEASDLSVPTYLRNPKNSIQEDRRQEPRRPATSPDDAEFLFDEEEFEIPSFIRMQAD, translated from the coding sequence ATGGATTTCTTGGAAATCGAACGCGAAGACAACGCATTGATCAAGGTGATCGGATGCGGTGGCGGCGGCGGTAACGCTGTCAACAACATGATCAAGTCCGCCATGCAAGGCGTGACATTCATCACCGCCAACACGGACATGCAGGCCTTGAAGCATTCCAAGGCCGAGTTCAAGATCCAGCTTGGCGACAAGCTGACCAAGGGGCTGGGCGCCGGCGCCAATCCCGACGTCGGCCGTGACGCGGCCCTGGAAAGCCAGGCCCAGATCCGCGACGTGCTGGGGGATTGCGACATGGTGTTTGTCACCGCTGGCATGGGCGGCGGCACGGGTACCGGCGCGGCTCCGGTTATCGCCCAGGTGGCCAAGGACATGGGCGCCTTGACCGTGGCCGTGGTCACCAAGCCGTTCTTTTTCGAGGGCAAGCGTCGGCAGCAGCAGGCCGAGCGCGGCATCAAGGAATTGCGCGAGATCGTGGACAGCATCATCACCATCCCCAATGATCGGCTGTTGACGCTGGCGTCCAAGAAAGCCTCGTTCGTGGATATGTTGGCCAAGGCCGACGAGGTTCTTTTTCACGCCGTGAAGGGTATTTCCGACTTGATCATGGTGCCGGGCCTGATCAATCTGGACTTTGCCGATGTCAAGGCCGTCATGCAGGAGATGGGCCTGGCCATGATGGGCACGGGGATCGCGTCCGGCGACGGTCGCGCCCGCGAGGCCGCCATGAAGGCCATCACCAGCCCGTTGCTGGAAGACGTGACTATCGATGGCGCGCGGGGCGTGCTCATGAACATCACCTGTGGACCGGATTTGACCATCGAGGAAGTCAGCGAGGCGGCCGCCATCGTGCACGACGCCGCGCACGAGGACGCCAAGATTTATTTCGGCACGGTGTTCGACATGGAATGCACCGACGAAATGCGCATCACCGTGATCGCCACGGGTATTCAGGATGGTAACGCGCCAGCCGAAAAAAGCGCCAAGGTGACCACGCTCACCCCGGCCACGCCGGGTGCCAGAGGCATCGAGGATCCAGGTCGCGCGATCATCAACCGGCCGCGGCGGCCCAAGATCAACGTCAGCGAGGCCTCTGATCTGAGCGTGCCGACCTATTTGCGCAATCCGAAGAATTCCATCCAGGAGGATCGCCGTCAGGAACCGCGTCGGCCCGCGACGAGTCCCGATGACGCCGAGTTTCTGTTCGACGAGGAGGAATTCGAAATTCCCTCGTTCATCAGAATGCAGGCAGACTGA
- the murG gene encoding undecaprenyldiphospho-muramoylpentapeptide beta-N-acetylglucosaminyltransferase, producing the protein MKRLVVTTGGTGGHIFPALAVAEAVRQAEPQCEILFVGGEHGPEGRWAARSGLEFVALPARGVLGRGFRSVGSVVWLGRSLFKAWRLMRRFRPDVVLGLGGYAGFSCVLAASFMGIPTAIHEQNSVPGVTNRVLARRVDRVLVSFEGMDAPAFTGRNVVVTGNPIRGNIRVLRDREPTHGRNVLVVGGSQGAAALNRIMLREMDSFRGQGIQIWHQTGRDDYEMVRAAYAEHYPEARVDAFIDTMEEAYAFADLVICRAGATTIAELTAAGKPSILVPFPYATHDHQLKNARFLEAEGAAMVIQQSYLEDKSLAAAVGDLFGMPDRLAKMSRAARDMGRPDAGERVVAELQSLAGTRNR; encoded by the coding sequence ATGAAGCGTCTTGTTGTGACCACTGGCGGCACCGGAGGCCATATTTTCCCGGCTTTGGCCGTGGCCGAGGCCGTGCGTCAGGCCGAGCCCCAGTGCGAGATTCTGTTTGTCGGTGGCGAGCATGGGCCCGAGGGGCGGTGGGCCGCGCGGAGCGGTCTGGAGTTTGTCGCGTTGCCGGCCAGGGGTGTCTTGGGGCGGGGGTTCAGAAGCGTGGGCAGTGTCGTCTGGCTTGGCCGGAGTCTGTTCAAGGCCTGGCGGCTGATGCGGCGCTTTCGGCCGGACGTGGTCCTGGGCCTGGGCGGCTACGCGGGTTTTTCCTGCGTGCTGGCCGCGAGTTTCATGGGCATCCCCACGGCCATCCACGAACAAAACAGCGTGCCGGGCGTGACCAACCGGGTTCTGGCCCGCCGGGTTGATCGGGTCCTGGTCAGCTTCGAGGGGATGGACGCGCCGGCCTTTACCGGTCGCAATGTGGTCGTCACCGGTAATCCCATCCGGGGCAATATCCGCGTCTTGCGCGACCGCGAGCCAACCCATGGCCGTAACGTGCTCGTGGTCGGCGGCAGCCAGGGCGCGGCGGCCCTGAACCGGATCATGCTGCGCGAAATGGACAGCTTTCGCGGCCAGGGCATCCAGATTTGGCATCAGACCGGTCGCGACGATTACGAAATGGTTCGCGCCGCATACGCCGAGCACTATCCCGAAGCCCGCGTCGATGCCTTCATCGACACCATGGAAGAGGCCTACGCCTTTGCCGATCTGGTGATTTGCCGGGCCGGCGCCACGACCATCGCCGAGCTGACGGCGGCCGGAAAGCCGAGCATCCTGGTGCCTTTCCCCTATGCCACGCACGACCATCAACTTAAGAACGCCCGGTTTTTGGAAGCCGAGGGCGCGGCCATGGTGATCCAGCAAAGCTATCTGGAAGACAAGAGCCTGGCTGCGGCGGTGGGCGATTTGTTTGGCATGCCTGATCGGCTGGCCAAGATGAGTCGCGCCGCCCGGGACATGGGCAGGCCCGATGCCGGCGAGCGGGTCGTGGCGGAACTACAGTCTTTGGCCGGAACCAGAAACCGGTAA
- a CDS encoding UDP-N-acetylmuramate--L-alanine ligase, protein MKSKIKRIHMVGIGGAGMSGIAEVLLNLGYEVSGSDLVTSPVSQRLETLGAKVFVGHDAGNVRDAQVLVRSSAVRDSNPELAAARKKSIPIIPRAEMLAELMRLKTGVAVAGTHGKTTTTSLLATIFKEADLDPTVIIGGRLNAYGTNAMLGQGKYLIAEADESDGSFLCLLPRVTIVTNIDADHLDFYKDLGEIRDSFVEFMNSVPFYGLNVVCGDDPGVRSVLARVRRPVLTYGFDEGNALRAEIVSSEAGSRFRVFRDGEFWGDVSLTHPGRHNVLNALGAIGVAIEAGVPKKDIIGGLGAFGGVGRRFERKGERDGVLVVDDYGHHPTEIAATLQTARACYPDRRLVVAFQPHRFTRTQALFGEFSRVFGPVDQLLLTEIYPASESPIPGVSGQSLAQAVRQISDTPVRFFETFDAMRDALKEILRPGDLFVTLGAGSIWTVGQKYLDGEK, encoded by the coding sequence ATGAAATCAAAGATCAAACGCATTCATATGGTGGGCATTGGCGGCGCCGGCATGAGCGGGATCGCCGAGGTGCTTCTCAATCTTGGCTACGAGGTTTCGGGATCGGACCTGGTGACTAGCCCTGTGTCCCAACGCCTGGAGACGCTGGGCGCGAAGGTTTTTGTCGGTCACGACGCGGGAAATGTGCGTGACGCGCAGGTTTTGGTGCGGTCCTCGGCCGTGCGCGATTCCAACCCCGAATTGGCGGCGGCTCGCAAAAAGTCCATTCCCATCATTCCCCGGGCCGAGATGCTGGCCGAGCTGATGCGCCTCAAGACGGGCGTGGCCGTGGCCGGGACCCACGGCAAGACCACGACGACATCGCTTTTGGCCACGATATTCAAGGAGGCCGACCTAGACCCGACGGTCATTATCGGTGGTCGTTTGAACGCCTATGGCACCAACGCCATGCTCGGCCAGGGGAAATATCTCATCGCCGAGGCCGATGAGTCCGACGGTTCCTTTTTGTGCCTGCTGCCGCGTGTGACCATCGTGACCAACATCGACGCCGATCATCTCGATTTTTACAAGGATTTGGGTGAGATCCGGGATAGTTTTGTTGAGTTCATGAACAGCGTCCCCTTCTACGGCCTCAACGTCGTTTGCGGGGATGACCCCGGGGTGCGTTCGGTACTGGCGCGGGTGCGCCGCCCGGTGTTGACCTATGGTTTCGACGAGGGCAACGCCTTGCGCGCCGAAATAGTCAGCAGCGAGGCCGGGTCGCGTTTTCGGGTTTTCCGGGACGGCGAATTTTGGGGTGATGTGTCCCTGACCCACCCTGGCCGGCACAATGTGCTCAACGCCTTGGGAGCCATTGGCGTGGCCATCGAGGCGGGTGTGCCCAAGAAGGATATCATCGGCGGTTTGGGCGCCTTTGGCGGCGTGGGACGGCGTTTCGAGCGCAAGGGCGAGAGAGACGGCGTGTTGGTGGTCGATGATTATGGCCATCATCCCACGGAAATAGCGGCCACGTTGCAGACCGCCCGGGCCTGTTACCCGGACAGACGCTTGGTCGTGGCGTTTCAGCCCCACCGGTTCACCCGGACCCAGGCCCTGTTCGGAGAATTTTCGCGGGTTTTTGGTCCGGTGGACCAGCTGCTGTTGACGGAGATCTACCCGGCCAGCGAATCGCCCATCCCCGGGGTCAGCGGGCAGAGTCTGGCCCAGGCCGTGCGGCAGATTTCGGATACGCCGGTACGGTTTTTCGAGACCTTTGACGCCATGCGGGATGCCTTGAAAGAAATCCTGCGGCCCGGGGATTTGTTCGTGACCCTTGGGGCTGGAAGTATTTGGACAGTGGGGCAGAAGTATCTGGATGGCGAGAAATAG
- a CDS encoding FtsQ-type POTRA domain-containing protein, with the protein MARNRTSGVNTAVMGKRIRRNVSRRTDLRRPVAKTEVVGGLLAGVGRAVGAVCRWMLAVIFLIGVSSAILLTYRWITEHEFFSLDKLEVRGAQRLSSDEIAAMGGVAPGCNILGLNIVDIQRRVAASEWIETVSVTRTLPDQLIIEVKERTPFFLVRRDDRLFYADITGQPIVGVGVDKFISLPLLDKEEGVPLGPGFMALLGEIGRNALPFGMSQIAWMRQDSAEQYSLFLERPRVLVQLDGKDLHAAVTCLTKLWADLEHRGELEMVTSMFVMPGRAWVRHKAAPAVEKTL; encoded by the coding sequence ATGGCGAGAAATAGGACAAGCGGCGTGAACACAGCGGTCATGGGCAAGAGAATTCGCAGGAACGTTTCCCGAAGAACGGATTTGCGTCGGCCCGTGGCCAAGACCGAAGTTGTCGGAGGGCTGCTCGCCGGGGTTGGCCGGGCAGTGGGCGCGGTTTGTCGCTGGATGCTGGCCGTGATCTTCCTGATCGGGGTCAGTTCCGCGATCCTGCTGACGTACCGCTGGATCACGGAGCATGAATTTTTTTCTCTGGACAAGCTGGAAGTCAGGGGCGCCCAGCGGCTGAGTTCGGACGAAATCGCCGCCATGGGTGGTGTCGCGCCGGGCTGCAATATCCTTGGCTTGAACATCGTCGATATCCAACGACGGGTCGCGGCCTCGGAATGGATCGAAACCGTGTCCGTGACCCGCACCTTGCCGGACCAGCTGATTATCGAAGTCAAGGAAAGGACGCCTTTTTTTCTGGTCCGGCGCGATGATCGTCTTTTTTACGCGGATATCACCGGCCAGCCCATTGTCGGCGTGGGGGTGGACAAGTTCATTTCCCTGCCGCTTTTGGACAAGGAGGAGGGGGTGCCGCTTGGACCGGGATTCATGGCCCTGTTGGGGGAAATCGGCCGCAACGCCCTGCCTTTTGGCATGAGCCAGATCGCCTGGATGCGTCAGGACAGCGCCGAGCAATACAGTCTTTTTCTGGAGAGACCACGGGTTCTCGTTCAATTGGATGGCAAGGATCTGCACGCGGCCGTGACATGCTTGACCAAGCTGTGGGCCGACCTGGAACATCGGGGCGAACTGGAAATGGTCACATCCATGTTTGTCATGCCGGGTCGGGCCTGGGTCCGGCACAAGGCCGCACCGGCAGTCGAAAAAACACTCTAG
- the ftsA gene encoding cell division protein FtsA, with the protein MAKSDLIVGLDIGTTKICTVVGEVSTDGVDIVGIGTSPSTGLRKGVVVNIEQTVQSIKKALEEAELMAGCEIRAVYAGIAGSHIKGFNSHGVIAVKGGEVTSRDIERVIDAAKAVAIPLDREVIHILPQEYIVDDQAGIADPLGMAGVRLEVKVHIVTGAVTSAQNIVKSCHKSGLDVEDIVLEAFASSKAVLTDEEREIGVALVDIGGGTSDLAIFHGNSIKHTGVIALGGTNLTNDIAFGLRTPTQAAEKIKIKYGCALAELVNPDEIIEVPSVGGREPRKLTRQVLAEICEPRMEEILALVDQELIRSGYKKLIGAGVVLTGGASRIDGIQELAEQVFNLPTRTASPTGIGGLKDVVDSPMYATAVGLLLYGAEKQGRDNKIRIRDTNVFHSILARMKKWFVDIS; encoded by the coding sequence ATGGCCAAATCGGATTTGATCGTTGGTCTGGATATCGGGACCACCAAAATTTGTACCGTCGTGGGTGAAGTCAGCACGGACGGAGTCGATATCGTGGGCATCGGCACCAGCCCCTCCACGGGCCTGCGCAAGGGCGTGGTGGTCAACATCGAGCAGACCGTGCAGTCCATCAAGAAGGCCTTGGAGGAAGCGGAACTCATGGCCGGATGTGAAATCCGGGCGGTATACGCCGGGATCGCCGGCAGCCATATCAAGGGCTTCAACAGCCACGGCGTCATCGCGGTCAAGGGCGGCGAGGTCACGTCCCGCGATATCGAACGGGTTATCGACGCGGCCAAGGCCGTGGCCATTCCCCTGGACCGGGAGGTTATCCATATCCTGCCCCAGGAATACATTGTCGACGACCAGGCCGGCATCGCCGATCCTCTGGGCATGGCCGGGGTGCGCCTGGAAGTGAAGGTGCATATTGTCACCGGAGCGGTGACCAGCGCCCAGAATATCGTCAAATCCTGTCATAAGTCCGGCCTGGACGTCGAGGACATCGTCCTCGAGGCTTTTGCCTCGTCCAAGGCCGTGTTGACGGACGAGGAACGGGAGATTGGGGTCGCCTTGGTCGATATCGGCGGAGGCACTTCGGATTTGGCCATTTTTCATGGCAACTCCATCAAGCATACCGGGGTCATCGCCCTGGGCGGGACCAACCTGACCAACGATATCGCCTTCGGGCTGCGGACACCGACGCAGGCCGCGGAAAAAATCAAGATCAAATATGGTTGCGCCCTGGCCGAACTCGTCAACCCGGACGAGATCATCGAAGTCCCCAGCGTGGGAGGGCGCGAGCCCCGCAAATTGACTCGTCAGGTACTGGCCGAGATTTGCGAGCCGCGCATGGAAGAAATTTTGGCACTGGTGGACCAGGAATTGATCCGCTCCGGCTACAAGAAGCTGATCGGCGCGGGCGTGGTGCTCACGGGCGGCGCGTCGCGCATCGACGGCATTCAGGAACTGGCCGAGCAGGTTTTCAACCTGCCGACCAGAACGGCCTCGCCGACCGGGATTGGCGGGCTCAAGGACGTGGTGGACAGTCCCATGTACGCGACAGCGGTGGGGCTGCTTCTGTATGGCGCGGAAAAGCAGGGGCGCGACAACAAAATCCGTATTCGCGACACCAACGTCTTCCACTCCATACTGGCCCGGATGAAAAAATGGTTCGTGGACATTAGCTGA